The genomic window AGGGTTACTGTTATATATCTTCCATGCTTCCCGCACGGTGCAGCGAcgttcgatttttattttgttgactgCTTTGTGTTTTAGGAAGCTGAGGCAGGTCGAATCATAGGATGAGTGTGTGGTGCTGTCAcagtttatacaatattttccgGTGCATTTTTCATGTGAAGGGGGCGTTGCGCACTCTTTGCAAAGTTCCATGTTCCGGCATCTATTTTTGGTGTGTCCAAGTCTCTGGCAGTTTCTACATCTCATTGGATTTGGGATATATTCTTGTACGCAAACTCTTTCCCATCCAAGCTTGATTGTGTCCGGCCTACGAACCAGATCGAAAGTAACTACTGCTGCTCCGGTTGGTATTAGTTTATCTCCATACTTCTTCATGATTTTCTTAACCTCAATCACTTTTTGGCTAGCTAGACCTTGAACTAATTCTTCTTCTAGGAGGTTGATGATATTCCTGGAGAAGATTCTTCCTTGTGAGGTATTAAGTCCTTTATGTGAAGCAATCTTTACCGGAATTATTCCTATAAAAGTTGCTTCCTGAAACTTTTGAGCTGCCTTTAAGTTTAGGGTTTTGATGAGCAGATCTCCGGATCTTAGTGCAGACACTTCGGTGTAGTCGACGCATATGTGTTTAAGCCCTTTGTCGATCTGGAATACATTGTATGACGAAAGAGGGCGAATTTCTTCACCAACTTTTGGTCCCACAGCGGTCGCTACGAGATATCGCGGAATGTGATCATCGTTCTGTTTGTGTTGAGGGAGAGGTACGAAATCGTCAGATCTCGTGCGTTTGCCAGGTTGGTCAATGTCCGGGTCAAGTAGCCGAAACCTGTTTGAAGAGGGGGGTCAGCCCCATTCATTTTCACACTGCACTGGTTTTCAACTGTTTGTGCTACTATAAATTTTAACCGAAAAGAAAGAATGTGGTAGATTTGTAATTGAATAGCTAACACTAAGCACTAAAGGAAACCACTAGTTTTGTTTAACCACAACGGAAGAGCGAAAATAACACGTCTTTGCGCGGCgatcatagatgactagatgtgaaactctttttctcgtgagagcgctgaaaaatgtgcattttttataacattttccaatattgccacaccggtagaaacatgaattgggtattttcgaaccaaaggtctggaatttttagtttccacaccaccattgaggttagtatttagtgtgcggttgcccaatagccttatatcactcgtaaacacctacatatactaaaaataaacacaatccgtatgaaatatgtacataaataagcaaaaaatttaaaaatttatatgtaaatgaaattgtttaaaactgatatacataagtaatttaataataataaagttatgaacccgaaaaacataagttataattaaaaacatgacttattgcaattttttaatataacacagaaagtgggtaacaaaaaacaaaaattctcaaacaacgaacagaataagttaaagcagattacctttaatttttgtaaaatatctcaaacacaaactcagttcccttacctacgcttttcaaccatagaatgtttacgtatatacaaatttacataaaccaacacacacttttcaataaaattacattatgtacataagactaattaaaagtagaagtcgaaaaggatataacgagctttggattctacaaactcacttcaattcaaattattacatttcatttgaattaattttaagacaaataattataaacattgcaacacgtcatttctccattaagcaaaaacgaactgttttcgtctgttattttcggcgcgtttcttctggcagtctgccatttcgcctatcagctgttcaaaatcccataatgtgtgagtgctgccaagtttttaaacgtcctcatgggcgcgctctctctcaaaatgaataagtttcacatctagttatctatggCGGCGATTGCCTGAACTAGACtgctatttcaattattttttcaagtaaTTCTGGCTGGTAAGCAGTTTTGTGTGCCACACAAAAATCACAAATCTGGCAATACCAATTGTGTTATCACCAAAGTAAAAGTCAGCTGAATTATTGTATTGATCAACACAattatgtgaagtcgcttgagAAAATATAATTGATTGCAGCCAAATTGTATTAATCACCAAACTAAGTTATTGAAATCGCAAAATGAATAACGACAATCCAAATATATTCTTTAATCCTCTTATTAGTGCCATACAGAAGGTGGTGCTTTACGAAACCCGCACAGTGAGTAACTATCAAGAAGCATTGCGTTGGCAAATAAATTGTTCTTTTGTAACTGTTTTAGCGCCTCTACCTTGTTGGCAGCAATAATCGAGAGACACGCTTCCGTTTGCTTACCATTGATCGTACCCAACATGACCGTGTTGTCATCGATGAGAACCCGAATGAGTTGAATGCACTTGAAATACGTCGATTCTTGGTTACACTTGGCAGTTCACCGCGCGTTACATCCGCCTACGGCGTACTTGGCTTTGTTCGTTTTCTGGAAGGCTTTTACTTACTGCTAGTCACAAAGCGCAAGTGTTGTGCACACATTGGCATGCATTTGATATATACCATAAAGGATACGGTGATGGTGCGCGTCAATGAGCCGACAACATTGCGTACACCCCATCCTTACGAAGAgcgttacaaaaaaatgtttcaaagcaTTGATTGGCGCAGCAACTTTTATTTCTCGTATTCGTATGATTTGACGCGCACACTGCAGTATAATGAGTCAGCACCACGCTTTGTTGGCCCCAATGTGGATTTGGAGCAAGATGAGCCTCTTCCGGATTGGAATAAACTTACCAACAATGTAGTTGCGCCTGATGAGCGTGTGAATTATGCGTTTCGTAGCAACTCGCGTACGCGCTTTGTCTGGAATGCGTTCCTCTTGCAGCCAATGCGTGGCGTAATGCTCAAGGATTGGCTGTTAGAGGTAACACATGGCTACATTAGCCAGTCATGTATTAGCGTTTTTGGAAGGCATGTTAATGTTTGCTTAATTGCACGTCGTAGTACGCGGTTTGCGGGCACACGATTTCTTAAACGTGGCGCTAACTGTCAGGGCGATGTTGCGAATGAGGTTGAGACGGAACAAATTGTCACAGATGGTCAACGGATGTGTTCTTTCACACAAATGCGTGGCTCAGTGCCTTCGCATTGGTCTCAGGACGTTGTTAAAATGGTACCAAAACCACAGATCCAATTGGATATTTGCGATCCATATGCGCAAACACCAGCGCGTCATTTCGATCGTTTGCTATTCCACTATGGCGCACCAGTTATTATATTGAATCTGGTAAAGAAGCACGAGAAACGCAAGCATGAATCGATTATATCGAAGGAACTGGTCGATAGCATACGTTACCTAAACCAATTTTTGCCGCCGCAACACCGCATGAAGCATATACATTTCGATATGGCCCGCAAGAGTCGCGGTGGTGGCAATGTTATGGAAATGTTAGCTGACATAGCGGAGAGCGTAGTGCAGCAGACCGGTATGTTTTTCAAAGCGCGCGGTAGTGAATACACTTTCCAAAAAGGCATAGTGCGTACGAATTGCGTCGATTGCTTAGATCGCACAAACACAGCACAATTTGCTATTGGCAAATGTGCGCTGGGGCATCAATTGGAGCTTTTGGGTTTTGTCAAATCGGCAAAACTGGAATTCGATTCGGATTGTGTAACGATGTTGGAGAATCTGTATGAGGAGCATGGTGATACGCTGGCTCTACAATATGGTGGCTCTCAATTAGTGCACCGTATTAAAACTTACCGGAAGACAGCAGCGTGGGCCTCACAGGGCAATGACATCATGCAAACGTTGAGTCGCTATTACAGCAATACGTTCAGCGACACAGAAAAGCAGCACAGCATAAACTTATTTCTGGGCTATTATATACCTAGCAGAAGTCACACAAAACGTATGTTTCTTATGTATGTAagatttgttaattttgtttaattttccggCAATTGCAGAAAATCAGCCTATTTGGGAACTCCAAACGGATTACTACATGCATAACGTCTACAAACCTCTAACACCACAAAATGAAACACGTCTCATAACGGATTGGGTGCGTCACAAGGTGCGCTCCTGTCTACCCTACTCAACCTCTGACTCAAATAAAATTGTCAAGGAACTATTTCGTGTGCACTCCAAAGGTCTCGAAATGATAGATGCTTACTCCAACTATCATCAGTCTTTCAAATGGACCGATCTTAGTGAGCACATAGCATTCGAGATAAGCCAGCTAGCACTGCGTTACATGCCAACATTTCGCACAAATTACTCACCATTCCAGCGGCAAATTCAGGAGCGCAAAGCACGCAAAAATCCCAATCTAACGGGGCAAAGTTCTACTAGTTCCACCAATAGTAATTCATCGAGTTCTACTTCCGAAGCAGACGACAGCTCATCCGACGAGGATTTAAGTGCAGGCTATGCTATTAAGGATGCCAAGCAAGCTGAGTCGGTGGAGCAGGATGCATTTACACTTGAATCGCTGCTACCGCCTATGGAAGAAGTGTATGGATGCAAGATTACCAACCCATCCAAAGTGAACATggccatttacaaaaaatatgtgcaAATGGGAAAATTATGTAGTGGAAGCAATAGTACTTTCGCGCTCTCGCCTTCTGGGGCACCACGCGAACGCGATAATGAAATGGCTAAGCTTATGCGTGGCATAAATTTGCGTCCACTAAACGACTACGGCCACGATACATACTTGAGTGTTAAGCCACCAACAGTGAGCGAGGAAAGTCAGAAAATATATGCTGAATATTGCAAGGTGCCGCGTAATTTTAATGCAGTGCCGAGATTTGAAGAGTTCGATGTACTTTATCGATACGTGCAGATGCTTTAAAATGTTGAGGAATTTGAGCaacagttttaaaaaaattaatgttaccAATGTTAATATCGTTTCCACGATATTCCACGGTTCTCCGTTACCGGAATGACGCGGatctatatccggccaaggacaggtcacttcagcagcattccaaaaaaaaactcttggggaatatttatgctgttataacaacaacaacaacaaactaaatattttatacaaggtggcgcaaaattaatcagtccattttgtttttgaataactattttactaagcaaaatattttgagtgatggaaatctttattttgacctttacgcgctccattgtttgtctgtttgtatgctggagctgtccagttcacaagtgtaaaatttgattaacgtacgacgccatttgcaaaaattataaatctgccGGTATATACcaagtcttgccataaattctgtgacaagtTTTACAATACATACGGCGAGAATagattcgcagaaaaaagttccgttatttttgcttttgttcgtatgcattgacTACTCATAAATTGTACTCAGTTTCGTTCGAAATTTCgttcatagatgactagatgtgaaactctttttctcgtgagagcgctgaaaaatgtgcattttttataacattttccaatattgccacaccggtagaaacatgaattgggtatttttgaaccaaagatctggaatttttagtttccacgccaccattgaggttagtatttagtgtgcggttgcccaatagccttatatcactcgtaaacacctacatatactaaaaataagcacaatccgtatgaaatatgtacataaataagcaaaaaatttaaaaatttatatgtaaatgaaattatttaaaactgaaatacaaaagcaatttaataataataaagtaatgtacgcgaaaacataagttataattaaaaacatgacttattgcgattttttaatataacacagaaattgggtaacaaaaaaaaaaattctcaaacaacgaacagaataagttaaagcagattacctttaatttttgtaaaatatctcaaatacaaattcagttcccttacctacgcttttcaaccatagaatatttacgtatatacaaatttacataaaccaacacacagttttcaataaaattacattatgtacataagactaattaaaagtagaagtcgaaaaggatataacgagctttggattctacaaactcacttaaacttaaattattacatttcaattgaattaattttaaggcaaataattataaacatttcgacatgtcatttctccattaagcaaaaacgaactgttttcgtctgttatttttggcgcgtttcttctggcagtctgccatttcgcctatcagctgttcaaaatcccataatgtgtgagtgccgccaagttttgaaacgtcctcatgggcgcgctctctctcaaaatgaataagtttcacccaaggtggatttaataaggtgacagcattcacccagctgaatttttcgccgtaggtatggcttacgtcaaaatgatatgctttgtttgtatgtattggtatgtttacattcgtatatttacatttgcttgctgattttgacatgatgcttgcaccaaacgcaacaacaaatacatgtagggttttacttatatgtgtttgctgtcacctgtaataaattcgccttggtttcACCACTAGTTATCTATgacatctagttatctatgcAATGGAGTGACgagctaaggaaaatcaaattttaaaagtgtGGTAAGAGTGCAACTGAGATTTGCGAAttactgaaaaaacttaatatttcgagaatgtggTTGTGGTTCGAAGTGGTTGTCCTCGGGGGTTTGAACCCGTGCAGCAATAAAATCCGTTCGAGCAAGAACTCGCAGAAAtctccttagaaagcagaaaatcatttccagggaaatgaatttaTCAACCAGATCTATGTCAAGaccaattagagatgatctccacataaaAGTCTTCCGTCTcccaactggtcatcttttgacaacgcacttgaagaaaattattgttgacaaatgcaagcagcttcttcggtggtaAGCGGTCAATGGccatgaaaatgtttttttaaagatgagaaaatgttcactgttgaaaaagtttttaataagcaatgcgacaaaatctatgataaaacttctaaagacgcaaaaattgttattccaagggttcagcgtggccaccatgcAGCCTCCGCAATGGTTTAGTGGGGCGtgccttgtaaaggcgttacatctctttatTTCTGTACCAGGGGCAAAAGTGTGCCAGGAGGatatcttagaaggcgtggtgaaacagttgagcaatagtctcttcaatggagagcgtcgaatcttccagcaagattccgctccagcccatatgGCAAAAACCactcagcagtggctaaaaaacaaaatttcctgGGTtgatagccgcagaagattggtcgTTTGGAAgttcagatctgaatccattgtgTCATCACTAATTCTATACTATTTTTGGCTCCTCTATAGATTCATTTTAGATTATTTGTTCACTATTCATTGTACATGCTATTTTTCACACAGTTCATTCTTTTTTCTGGATATGAACTCattttatgtaaatgtaaagACAGCCGTTAGAGTAATCTCAATAAAGTTGCTTATCCTGATCTGTTAGTGGTGACAactggactacagtttgtggtcaggaTTGGAGAACATTACCTGTCGAAGGCATCACAGCAATTCaaagagtctcaaacaatttttggtttgtgcGGCGACAtcaagcaaatggtgaccatttcgaatgaaaataaaattttttttaaatgataactaaaactaacttcattaaaaaagtacaatattataatttcatatttataacggacttaacttgtaacagaacttatggcaggactagttagatatatgtataattggcgcttacaccctgtttgggtgATTAattccaatagggtgattaattttgcgccgccttgtacATAGCATGGCATATATTATTTGAGTATAAAGTATTATGATTAGCCTTTAAGCTTTTACTACACTCGTGTACgcaattttcaattgaaatacTCCACACAAAACCACTTCAGCGAAAATTTGCTTTTCTCTGCTATTCATATGAACTTTAataagtaaaaattgtttgctgtACATTATCACAATTGCATAAGGTTGGGTAACTCACAATGTTAACAcagcaaaatatatataatcaaTATTGTGTAAAGTAATGATCCATGCTCCTCTTGCTCCGCCTAACTTACGTAAATAATACGTAGTCCCTTCCTTCGCTTAAATTTAAACTATTTAGATTCTCTTCGAAAGCACCATTGGTGAGATCTAATTTCATGCAAATAAGCAGTGGTGGTCGCGCGTGCTTGAAATGCACAATAGGCACTAAGTATGTGAAGCGATGCGCTGCCTCATCGTAATGACTGtatgatttattaattttttctgcaataaataaaatatatttttactgaaaaaactGGCATTTAGTTTGAACTTACTCTCATCCACATCGCAAAACGCACGCACTTTGCATTTTTCCGCTTGCGGCAAGTCGCGAAAAAATTTACGTCCCCGCTTTCCAGCATTCCAAATTGTGAAACCACTGCGCCACGGCTCACGACACAGCACATGCATCAGCAAATGTTGCATACGCAATTGCCAAATCGTGTCCGCTACAATTGAGAACGTCGTAGCCGCGGGATGATAACGATAGAGTAGCAAACAGTCGTTGACGCGCATTACGCGTCCGCCGCGGTCAAGGTGAGCATAGAAAAAAATGAGATCTTCTGGTGTGCCATAGCCGTGTTCACAAAAACCCTGAGGTATGCGTTCGTAGACCTGCCGATGGCATAGCCATGTTGGCATGATGACTGTGGGGCCATTAGCAGTGTAAATTTGTAGCGTCAATTTTAATTCGTCTAATTCGTTTGCCCAGCGTGCGAAGCGACACGTTGAATTGGCAGGCGCGCGCACAAACTTGCAACCAATAAGCTGAGAATTTAATGCGAAGACTTTGACTTAATTGAATTATAATGACATTAAAAGTTTACTCATTACTCACAGCATCTTTGTTATAACGCGCTAGCGCGTATTGTTGCTGTATGCGCGTTGGCAGCATTTCATCGTCTATATCTTGAAAGCACAAATAGAAGCCGGTAGCAGCTTCTATAGCGCGATTGCGTCCATACCCCACTAAATGAAGTAAGTAAAACCATTAACGTTTTTTCATGCTTCTGAATTTGAAATGTTCACCTCCTTTGGATTTTCCGCTTTCATTTTGCACAATATGCATTGGTATCCGGTAATTATTGAATTTGTGTTGCCAAAGTTTCAACATATCCGCTGTGCCATCTTTGCTGCAATCATCAAAGACACAAACCTCAATTTGAAACTTTTGTTTCTGTTCCACTTCCTCCTTTGCCGTAGTTGACGCCACATATGCCAGCAACTCATTACCATCCACATTGTTATGCTGTTCTCGGTGCATTTGTTTtggttgcagttgttgtttttgtaagcgCACAGCTGTGCATTGCTGCAGTATCGACCGAAAACAACTATCAATCCACTTTTCACCGTTGAGAACTGTGACAATTATTGACTATTTCGGCATTTTTGTTTCCgcgcaagaaaaaaacaaaataataatacaccTTGATTGCCATTAAATTTGAACACTTGCACGTACCACTGTATCCTCGTTCATTGATGGAGacagcgacaaaaaaaaaatgaacagttGCCGGCAGCAACACAACAATACGATTGGAGTAGAGCTGTAAGAACACTGCGTTGCCAGATGACTTTGTCGAAATTAAACCAATTCAACCTTTAAATTCAGAGAAATAATATCTTTTTCAATGATATGtgatacaaatattttctttttaaaccaGTAATGAATAATTGGTTTAGcggcaaattattttaaactttattagttgatcaaatacaacaaaaacctaCATCAGTCTGGCAGCAATACATTTAACTGTTGTGGATGGCATTCGTGAGAAATTTAGTGGAATTCGTTTGGTCGCGCAATTGAACGTTTGGAAGCGTAATTGAAtgaaatacgtttttttaaatatcttatcAGTCGTTCAGTTAGAAAATTGTAACTCATTATATTCTGTACTAGATAACAGAAGAGCTTGTGTTTGTAAGTAAAAGTATATGTGTTTGCAAGTGTACAAACGTGATGTAAAGTGCATGCCGTCGGTTAGAAAAATGAAAGTTAAGCGTCAGTGGTACATATATAAACTTGTGGACTAACGTGCAAATTAGTCGGAATAGAAAAAATCACTGGAGATAATTTTTTACGGAGGTCAGCCGCTGTTTGGTGTGCATGGTGAAAAAAACTCGGAAGGTaaggccaatatcagaccgttaac from Anastrepha ludens isolate Willacy chromosome 5, idAnaLude1.1, whole genome shotgun sequence includes these protein-coding regions:
- the LOC128863049 gene encoding polyphosphoinositide phosphatase, whose amino-acid sequence is MNNDNPNIFFNPLISAIQKVVLYETRTRLYLVGSNNRETRFRLLTIDRTQHDRVVIDENPNELNALEIRRFLVTLGSSPRVTSAYGVLGFVRFLEGFYLLLVTKRKCCAHIGMHLIYTIKDTVMVRVNEPTTLRTPHPYEERYKKMFQSIDWRSNFYFSYSYDLTRTLQYNESAPRFVGPNVDLEQDEPLPDWNKLTNNVVAPDERVNYAFRSNSRTRFVWNAFLLQPMRGVMLKDWLLEVTHGYISQSCISVFGRHVNVCLIARRSTRFAGTRFLKRGANCQGDVANEVETEQIVTDGQRMCSFTQMRGSVPSHWSQDVVKMVPKPQIQLDICDPYAQTPARHFDRLLFHYGAPVIILNLVKKHEKRKHESIISKELVDSIRYLNQFLPPQHRMKHIHFDMARKSRGGGNVMEMLADIAESVVQQTGMFFKARGSEYTFQKGIVRTNCVDCLDRTNTAQFAIGKCALGHQLELLGFVKSAKLEFDSDCVTMLENLYEEHGDTLALQYGGSQLVHRIKTYRKTAAWASQGNDIMQTLSRYYSNTFSDTEKQHSINLFLGYYIPSRSHTKQNQPIWELQTDYYMHNVYKPLTPQNETRLITDWVRHKVRSCLPYSTSDSNKIVKELFRVHSKGLEMIDAYSNYHQSFKWTDLSEHIAFEISQLALRYMPTFRTNYSPFQRQIQERKARKNPNLTGQSSTSSTNSNSSSSTSEADDSSSDEDLSAGYAIKDAKQAESVEQDAFTLESLLPPMEEVYGCKITNPSKVNMAIYKKYVQMGKLCSGSNSTFALSPSGAPRERDNEMAKLMRGINLRPLNDYGHDTYLSVKPPTVSEESQKIYAEYCKVPRNFNAVPRFEEFDVLYRYVQML
- the LOC128863050 gene encoding UDP-GlcNAc:betaGal beta-1,3-N-acetylglucosaminyltransferase-like protein 1, producing MNEDTVSIIVTVLNGEKWIDSCFRSILQQCTAVRLQKQQLQPKQMHREQHNNVDGNELLAYVASTTAKEEVEQKQKFQIEVCVFDDCSKDGTADMLKLWQHKFNNYRIPMHIVQNESGKSKGVGYGRNRAIEAATGFYLCFQDIDDEMLPTRIQQQYALARYNKDALIGCKFVRAPANSTCRFARWANELDELKLTLQIYTANGPTVIMPTWLCHRQVYERIPQGFCEHGYGTPEDLIFFYAHLDRGGRVMRVNDCLLLYRYHPAATTFSIVADTIWQLRMQHLLMHVLCREPWRSGFTIWNAGKRGRKFFRDLPQAEKCKVRAFCDVDEKKINKSYSHYDEAAHRFTYLVPIVHFKHARPPLLICMKLDLTNGAFEENLNSLNLSEGRDYVLFT